The proteins below come from a single Miscanthus floridulus cultivar M001 chromosome 1, ASM1932011v1, whole genome shotgun sequence genomic window:
- the LOC136551381 gene encoding mitogen-activated protein kinase kinase kinase 1-like isoform X1 — translation MFSWGRKQSSSSGLPSSSPSSSSRRRGGADASMDSSSRGGGGSGSGSRGRSPRLDRRNAVKRIEYEAGAGASASVGASWSSSSSAEQQQRSPGLRPSRSLDLAPGADLRISGSVEGEVDELCRSLGLSGPEDFAVPVAAWEARKSRSNSDLLPRSRLDPSTPADEPSPIARAVSAPDVPPTRSVPAPIPEESLHSSSASTATDSAEEPSAAAPEESPKAAPAVAIVAPAGDLPLPSPRRGGGEVGIRGARPPLLSPPPPIGALAPPPVRRSVVDDYMTGSAWDIVQSFAPREQGSELGERVDTRCNSDTEEENEVEDGVAAVEGELKELRIGETFEGFTGTSSLSTTNDDDASSTTTEAMFIISPNGKFKRKIKSWMRGALLGSGSFGMVYEGISDEGAFFAVKEVSLLDQGSNAQQSIVALEQEIALLSQFEHENIVQYYGTDKEESKLYIFIELVTQGSLSSLYQKYKLRESQVSAYTRQILNGLVYLHERNVVHRDIKCANILVHANGSVKLADFGLAKEFQMSKINMLRSCKGSVYWMAPEVINPKKMYGPSADIWSLGCTVLEMLTRQIPFPNVEWTNAFFMIGRGEQPTIPNYLSKEAQDFIGQCVRVDPESRPSASQLLEHPFVNRPLRASFESSSPPAIRL, via the exons ATGTTCTCGTGGGGCCGTAAgcagtcctcctcctccggctTGCCCTCGTCGTCGCCCTCCTCCtccagccgccgccgcggcggggcGGACGCCTCCATGGACTCCagcagccgcggcggcggcgggagcgggagcgggagccgCGGACGGAGCCCGCGGTTGGATCGCCGCAACGCGGTGAAGCGCATCGAGTACGAGGCGGGCGCGGGGGCGTCCGCGTCGGTGGGCGCGTCGTGGTCATCCTCGTCCTCCGCGGAGCAGCAGCAGCGTTCGCCGGGGCTCCGGCCCTCGCGCTCCCTAGACCTTGCCCCCGGCGCGGACCTCCGCATCAGCGGGAGCGTGGAGGGGGAGGTCGACGAGCTCTGCCGCAGCCTGGGGCTCTCGGGGCCCGAGGATTTCGCCGTCCCCGTCGCCGCCTGGGAGGCGCGCAAGTCGCGGTCTAACTCCGACCTCCTCCCGCGCTCCCGCCTCGACCCGTCCACACCCGCCGATGAACCCTCGCCAATTGCGCGCGCGGTCTCGGCGCCCGATGTTCCGCCGACTCGCTCCGTCCCTGCCCCCATTCCTGAGGAGTCACTCCACTCTTCGTCCGCTTCCACCGCCACCGACTCGGCGGAGGAGCCTTCCGCTGCGGCGCCCGAGGAGTCACCTAAGGCTGCCCCTGCCGTTGCTATTGTGGCTCCCGCCGGGGATTTGCCCCTGCCTTCGCCAAGGAGGGGAGGCGGGGAGGTAGGGATACGGGGTGCACGGCCGCCTTTACTCTCCCCGCCTCCGCCAATTGGTGCACTCGCTCCTCCCCCGGTGAGGAGGTCCGTCGTTGACGATTACATGACTGGGTCCGCTTGGGACATTGTGCAGTCGTTTGCTCCCAGGGAACAGGGAAGTGAACTGGGAGAACGTGTGGACACTCGTTGCAATTCGGACACAGAGGAAGAGAATGAGGTTGAGGATGGGGTGGCAGCAGTGGAGGGCGAGCTGAAAGAGTTGAGGATAGGGGAGACCTTCGAGGGGTTCACTGGAACTTCTTCATTGTCGACGACGAATGATGATGACGCGTCCAGTACAACCACGGAGGCCATGTTCATCATATCACCGAATGGCAAGTTCAAGCGGAAGATCAAGTCATGGATGCGTGGTGCTCTTCTGGGAAGCGGCTCATTTGGGATGGTGTACGAGGGGATCAGTGA TGAGGGTGCGTTTTTTGCTGTGAAGGAAGTATCTTTGCTTGACCAAGGAAGCAACGCACAACAATCTATtgttgcacttgagcag GAAATTGCACTCCTCAGTCAGTTTGAACATGAAAATATAGTCCAGTATTATGGAACTGACAAG GAAGAATCCAAACTCTATATTTTTATTGAGCTTGTCACACAAGGATCTCTTTCATCCCTCTATCAAAAGTATAAACTACGAGAATCGCAAGTCTCCGCATACACAAGGCAGATTCTTAATGGATTGGTTTACCTCCATGAGAGAAATGTGGTCCACAG AGATATCAAATGTGCCAATATATTGGTGCATGCTAATGGATCTGTAAAGCTTGCAGATTTTGGATTGGCAAAGGAG TTTCAGATGTCAAAAATTAATATGCTAAGGTCATGCAAAGGAAGTGTTTACTGGATGGCACCTGAG GTTATTAATCCTAAAAAGATGTATGGGCCTTCAGCTGATATATGGAGCCTTGGCTGCACCGTGTTGGAAATGCTGACCCGGCAAATACCATTTCCTAATGTCGAGTGG ACAAATGCTTTCTTCATGATTGGAAGAGGGGAACAGCCTACTATTCCCAACTATCTGTCGAAGGAGGCACAAGATTTCATTGGCCAGTGTGTAAGAGTTGATCCTGAGAGCCGACCTTCTGCATCACAACTTTTGGAGCACCCATTTGTTAACAGACCACTGCGAGCTTCATTTGAATCTTCATCTCCCCCTGCCATCAGACTATAG
- the LOC136551591 gene encoding protein OPAQUE10-like isoform X2 has product MSLHAARGGPHEDLSWSVMGRRPPRDVTFGDREGGGGMRRAQQGQQGAVRVDEASSASTFRELDEAFLQTKTKIWLGEVLHVRFDEDTLVADLLADGELLFQVSKIIWKRLLKKNREQLKQSKVYIFERLSFGTSSGKYMPYSKVDSFLKICQILGLAGIDLFTPSDVVEKRNVRKVCMCIRSVSKKSHIMHLNVPDFDIVTYTISMPNYVVGGICRSLEQPQYSSSSSSGYSPRAGSKALQQQIIFGGQNDQHEDTHYDSDEAESKLSLLEPEDSVDEDNFAAVLSQFSDAPNEESEGYGESGHDKHEEKSLAESVGSLNIGIIDSEFMDSSPLIHNKQSCSTHSATDQCSRTRVAKCSLSSEESDSTSSHLAFDSGKNYLELNNHSYTDSERIYDGHAKSLDHYIQGNGDTLADHPKKEEADLQKETGTIVQHCDALACDRESVCSSCEEPRYGLNGEPSDLSSESYSGLTPTHNTGGKLPMVSEHPVNNIEPNMTRVTSDSTYRELNPEVSTRNEMDGSESTDKPVESEDIAQDSITRRPEDDVPKSGKGVLKSVAGGITLVGAVFFMIHLSATLLQKKQGEKLCDSYTISFRKISSEQLKGQEHGQRKCP; this is encoded by the exons ATGAGCTTGCACGCCGCCCGCGGCGGGCCGCACGAGGATCTGAGCTGGAGCGTCATGGGGCGGCGGCCACCCCGTGACGTGACATTCGGTGatcgagaaggaggaggagggatGAGGAGGGCGCAGCAGGGGCAGCAGGGGGCGGTGCGGGTGGATGAGGCGTCGTCCGCGTCCACCTTCCGTGAGCTCGACGAGGCCTTCCTGCAG ACAAAAACAAAAATCTGGCTTGGAGAAGTTCTTCATGTTAGGTTTGATGAAGACACTTTAGTTGCTGATCTTCTTGCTGACGGAGAATTACT GTTTCAAGTTTCCAAGATAATATGGAAAAGGTTACTGAAAAAGAACAGAGAACAATTGAAACAATCAAAAGTTTATATTTTTGAGAGATTATCCTTCGGTACGAGCAGTGGAAAATACATGCCCTATTCAAAAGTTGACTCCTTTCTAAAG ATATGTCAAATCCTTGGGCTAGCTGGAATTGATCTGTTTACCCCTTCTGATGTGGTCGAAAAAAGAAATGTTCGGAAAGTCTGTATGTGCATACGATCGGTGTCTAAAAAGTCTCACATCATGCACCTAAAT GTGCCTGATTTTGATATAGTCACCTACACAATATCCATGCCAAACTATGTTGTTGGAGGTATTTGTAGAAGTCTGGAGCAGCCACAATACAGCTCATCCAGTTCAAGTGGATACAGTCCACGTGCCGGTTCTAAAGCACTACAGCAGCAG ATAATATTTGGAGGGCAGAACGACCAGCACGAGGACACACATTATGACTCTGATGAAGCAGAAAGCAAACTCTCTCTTCTAGAACCTGAGGACTCAGTTGATGAAGATAATTTTGCAGCCGTGCTTTCACAATTTAGTGATGCCCCCAACGAAGAAAGTGAAGGCTATGGAGAAAGTGGACATGACAAGCATGAAGAAAAATCTCTAGCTGAATCAGTGGGATCACTTAACATTGGCATTATTGATTCTGAGTTCATGGATTCAAGTCCTCTAATTCATAATAAACAATCATGTTCTACTCATTCTGCAACTGATCAATGTTCAAGGACTAGAGTGGCTAAATGTTCATTAAGTTCAGAAGAGTCAGATTCCACAAGCAGTCATTTGGCGTTTGACAGTGGCAAGAATTATTTGGAGTTGAACAATCATTCTTACACAGATTCGGAAAGGATTTACGATGGACATGCCAAGTCTCTAGATCATTATATTCAGGGAAATGGGGATACATTAGCTGATCATCCAAAAAAAGAGGAAGCTGACCTCCAAAAGGAGACTGGCACCATAGTTCAACATTGTGATGCCCTTGCTTGTGATAGGGAGTCTGTGTGTTCAAGTTGTGAAGAACCGAGATATGGATTAAATGGCGAGCCATCAGACTTGAGCTCAGAATCATACTCAGGACTGACCCCAACACATAATACAGGCGGCAAATTGCCGATGGTTTCCGAACATCCAGTGAATAATATAGAGCCAAATATGACTAGGGTGACAAGTGATAGCACGTACCGGGAGCTGAATCCTGAAGTCAGCACTAGGAATGAAATG GACGGTTCCGAATCCACTGATAAACCAGTGGAATCAGAAGATATAGCTCAGGATAGCATCACTCGAAGGCCTGAAGATGATGTCCCCAAATCAGGGAAAGGGGTTCTGAAGTCAGTTGCTGGAGGAATTACCCTTGTTGGCGCAGTGTTCTTCATGATCCATCTCAG TGCCACACTGCTGCAGAAGAAGCAAGGAGAGAAGCTTTGCGACAGTTATACCATCTCTTTCAGAAAAATCAGTTCGGAGCAACTCAAGGGCCAAGAACATGGACAAAGAAAATGTCCCTGA
- the LOC136551381 gene encoding mitogen-activated protein kinase kinase kinase 1-like isoform X2, which produces MFSWGRKQSSSSGLPSSSPSSSSRRRGGADASMDSSSRGGGGSGSGSRGRSPRLDRRNAVKRIEYEAGAGASASVGASWSSSSSAEQQQRSPGLRPSRSLDLAPGADLRISGSVEGEVDELCRSLGLSGPEDFAVPVAAWEARKSRSNSDLLPRSRLDPSTPADEPSPIARAVSAPDVPPTRSVPAPIPEESLHSSSASTATDSAEEPSAAAPEESPKAAPAVAIVAPAGDLPLPSPRRGGGEVGIRGARPPLLSPPPPIGALAPPPVRRSVVDDYMTGSAWDIVQSFAPREQGSELGERVDTRCNSDTEEENEVEDGVAAVEGELKELRIGETFEGFTGTSSLSTTNDDDASSTTTEAMFIISPNGKFKRKIKSWMRGALLGSGSFGMVYEGISDEGAFFAVKEVSLLDQGSNAQQSIVALEQEIALLSQFEHENIVQYYGTDKEESKLYIFIELVTQGSLSSLYQKYKLRESQVSAYTRQILNGLVYLHERNVVHRDIKCANILVHANGSVKLADFGLAKEMSKINMLRSCKGSVYWMAPEVINPKKMYGPSADIWSLGCTVLEMLTRQIPFPNVEWTNAFFMIGRGEQPTIPNYLSKEAQDFIGQCVRVDPESRPSASQLLEHPFVNRPLRASFESSSPPAIRL; this is translated from the exons ATGTTCTCGTGGGGCCGTAAgcagtcctcctcctccggctTGCCCTCGTCGTCGCCCTCCTCCtccagccgccgccgcggcggggcGGACGCCTCCATGGACTCCagcagccgcggcggcggcgggagcgggagcgggagccgCGGACGGAGCCCGCGGTTGGATCGCCGCAACGCGGTGAAGCGCATCGAGTACGAGGCGGGCGCGGGGGCGTCCGCGTCGGTGGGCGCGTCGTGGTCATCCTCGTCCTCCGCGGAGCAGCAGCAGCGTTCGCCGGGGCTCCGGCCCTCGCGCTCCCTAGACCTTGCCCCCGGCGCGGACCTCCGCATCAGCGGGAGCGTGGAGGGGGAGGTCGACGAGCTCTGCCGCAGCCTGGGGCTCTCGGGGCCCGAGGATTTCGCCGTCCCCGTCGCCGCCTGGGAGGCGCGCAAGTCGCGGTCTAACTCCGACCTCCTCCCGCGCTCCCGCCTCGACCCGTCCACACCCGCCGATGAACCCTCGCCAATTGCGCGCGCGGTCTCGGCGCCCGATGTTCCGCCGACTCGCTCCGTCCCTGCCCCCATTCCTGAGGAGTCACTCCACTCTTCGTCCGCTTCCACCGCCACCGACTCGGCGGAGGAGCCTTCCGCTGCGGCGCCCGAGGAGTCACCTAAGGCTGCCCCTGCCGTTGCTATTGTGGCTCCCGCCGGGGATTTGCCCCTGCCTTCGCCAAGGAGGGGAGGCGGGGAGGTAGGGATACGGGGTGCACGGCCGCCTTTACTCTCCCCGCCTCCGCCAATTGGTGCACTCGCTCCTCCCCCGGTGAGGAGGTCCGTCGTTGACGATTACATGACTGGGTCCGCTTGGGACATTGTGCAGTCGTTTGCTCCCAGGGAACAGGGAAGTGAACTGGGAGAACGTGTGGACACTCGTTGCAATTCGGACACAGAGGAAGAGAATGAGGTTGAGGATGGGGTGGCAGCAGTGGAGGGCGAGCTGAAAGAGTTGAGGATAGGGGAGACCTTCGAGGGGTTCACTGGAACTTCTTCATTGTCGACGACGAATGATGATGACGCGTCCAGTACAACCACGGAGGCCATGTTCATCATATCACCGAATGGCAAGTTCAAGCGGAAGATCAAGTCATGGATGCGTGGTGCTCTTCTGGGAAGCGGCTCATTTGGGATGGTGTACGAGGGGATCAGTGA TGAGGGTGCGTTTTTTGCTGTGAAGGAAGTATCTTTGCTTGACCAAGGAAGCAACGCACAACAATCTATtgttgcacttgagcag GAAATTGCACTCCTCAGTCAGTTTGAACATGAAAATATAGTCCAGTATTATGGAACTGACAAG GAAGAATCCAAACTCTATATTTTTATTGAGCTTGTCACACAAGGATCTCTTTCATCCCTCTATCAAAAGTATAAACTACGAGAATCGCAAGTCTCCGCATACACAAGGCAGATTCTTAATGGATTGGTTTACCTCCATGAGAGAAATGTGGTCCACAG AGATATCAAATGTGCCAATATATTGGTGCATGCTAATGGATCTGTAAAGCTTGCAGATTTTGGATTGGCAAAGGAG ATGTCAAAAATTAATATGCTAAGGTCATGCAAAGGAAGTGTTTACTGGATGGCACCTGAG GTTATTAATCCTAAAAAGATGTATGGGCCTTCAGCTGATATATGGAGCCTTGGCTGCACCGTGTTGGAAATGCTGACCCGGCAAATACCATTTCCTAATGTCGAGTGG ACAAATGCTTTCTTCATGATTGGAAGAGGGGAACAGCCTACTATTCCCAACTATCTGTCGAAGGAGGCACAAGATTTCATTGGCCAGTGTGTAAGAGTTGATCCTGAGAGCCGACCTTCTGCATCACAACTTTTGGAGCACCCATTTGTTAACAGACCACTGCGAGCTTCATTTGAATCTTCATCTCCCCCTGCCATCAGACTATAG
- the LOC136551591 gene encoding protein OPAQUE10-like isoform X1, with protein MSLHAARGGPHEDLSWSVMGRRPPRDVTFGDREGGGGMRRAQQGQQGAVRVDEASSASTFRELDEAFLQTKTKIWLGEVLHVRFDEDTLVADLLADGELLFQVSKIIWKRLLKKNREQLKQSKVYIFERLSFGTSSGKYMPYSKVDSFLKICQILGLAGIDLFTPSDVVEKRNVRKVCMCIRSVSKKSHIMHLNVPDFDIVTYTISMPNYVVGGICRSLEQPQYSSSSSSGYSPRAGSKALQQQIIFGGQNDQHEDTHYDSDEAESKLSLLEPEDSVDEDNFAAVLSQFSDAPNEESEGYGESGHDKHEEKSLAESVGSLNIGIIDSEFMDSSPLIHNKQSCSTHSATDQCSRTRVAKCSLSSEESDSTSSHLAFDSGKNYLELNNHSYTDSERIYDGHAKSLDHYIQGNGDTLADHPKKEEADLQKETGTIVQHCDALACDRESVCSSCEEPRYGLNGEPSDLSSESYSGLTPTHNTGGKLPMVSEHPVNNIEPNMTRVTSDSTYRELNPEVSTRNEMDGSESTDKPVESEDIAQDSITRRPEDDVPKSGKGVLKSVAGGITLVGAVFFMIHLRRSKERSFATVIPSLSEKSVRSNSRAKNMDKENVPDVYPGGWLKV; from the exons ATGAGCTTGCACGCCGCCCGCGGCGGGCCGCACGAGGATCTGAGCTGGAGCGTCATGGGGCGGCGGCCACCCCGTGACGTGACATTCGGTGatcgagaaggaggaggagggatGAGGAGGGCGCAGCAGGGGCAGCAGGGGGCGGTGCGGGTGGATGAGGCGTCGTCCGCGTCCACCTTCCGTGAGCTCGACGAGGCCTTCCTGCAG ACAAAAACAAAAATCTGGCTTGGAGAAGTTCTTCATGTTAGGTTTGATGAAGACACTTTAGTTGCTGATCTTCTTGCTGACGGAGAATTACT GTTTCAAGTTTCCAAGATAATATGGAAAAGGTTACTGAAAAAGAACAGAGAACAATTGAAACAATCAAAAGTTTATATTTTTGAGAGATTATCCTTCGGTACGAGCAGTGGAAAATACATGCCCTATTCAAAAGTTGACTCCTTTCTAAAG ATATGTCAAATCCTTGGGCTAGCTGGAATTGATCTGTTTACCCCTTCTGATGTGGTCGAAAAAAGAAATGTTCGGAAAGTCTGTATGTGCATACGATCGGTGTCTAAAAAGTCTCACATCATGCACCTAAAT GTGCCTGATTTTGATATAGTCACCTACACAATATCCATGCCAAACTATGTTGTTGGAGGTATTTGTAGAAGTCTGGAGCAGCCACAATACAGCTCATCCAGTTCAAGTGGATACAGTCCACGTGCCGGTTCTAAAGCACTACAGCAGCAG ATAATATTTGGAGGGCAGAACGACCAGCACGAGGACACACATTATGACTCTGATGAAGCAGAAAGCAAACTCTCTCTTCTAGAACCTGAGGACTCAGTTGATGAAGATAATTTTGCAGCCGTGCTTTCACAATTTAGTGATGCCCCCAACGAAGAAAGTGAAGGCTATGGAGAAAGTGGACATGACAAGCATGAAGAAAAATCTCTAGCTGAATCAGTGGGATCACTTAACATTGGCATTATTGATTCTGAGTTCATGGATTCAAGTCCTCTAATTCATAATAAACAATCATGTTCTACTCATTCTGCAACTGATCAATGTTCAAGGACTAGAGTGGCTAAATGTTCATTAAGTTCAGAAGAGTCAGATTCCACAAGCAGTCATTTGGCGTTTGACAGTGGCAAGAATTATTTGGAGTTGAACAATCATTCTTACACAGATTCGGAAAGGATTTACGATGGACATGCCAAGTCTCTAGATCATTATATTCAGGGAAATGGGGATACATTAGCTGATCATCCAAAAAAAGAGGAAGCTGACCTCCAAAAGGAGACTGGCACCATAGTTCAACATTGTGATGCCCTTGCTTGTGATAGGGAGTCTGTGTGTTCAAGTTGTGAAGAACCGAGATATGGATTAAATGGCGAGCCATCAGACTTGAGCTCAGAATCATACTCAGGACTGACCCCAACACATAATACAGGCGGCAAATTGCCGATGGTTTCCGAACATCCAGTGAATAATATAGAGCCAAATATGACTAGGGTGACAAGTGATAGCACGTACCGGGAGCTGAATCCTGAAGTCAGCACTAGGAATGAAATG GACGGTTCCGAATCCACTGATAAACCAGTGGAATCAGAAGATATAGCTCAGGATAGCATCACTCGAAGGCCTGAAGATGATGTCCCCAAATCAGGGAAAGGGGTTCTGAAGTCAGTTGCTGGAGGAATTACCCTTGTTGGCGCAGTGTTCTTCATGATCCATCTCAG AAGAAGCAAGGAGAGAAGCTTTGCGACAGTTATACCATCTCTTTCAGAAAAATCAGTTCGGAGCAACTCAAGGGCCAAGAACATGGACAAAGAAAATGTCCCTGATGTGTACCCCGGGGGATGGCTGAAGGTTTAA